The following coding sequences are from one Vallitalea longa window:
- a CDS encoding nucleotidyltransferase, whose translation MSTVGIIAEYNPFHNGHLYQLQQAKKITESEYCVVVMSGNFVQRGEPSIVDKWTRTKMALLNGADLVIELPVHFSTSSAEFFSFASVKLLSDLGIIDNLCFGSELGDTYKLKEIASILCNEPSQFKTKLSEHLKNGSSFATARSNALTDYLTENAILDTNKEELTNLIKSPNNILGIEYMKALIKLNSTIKPYAVKRMGASYHSDDINDHLCSATAIRKLLRNSIAENTINDFMPESAFELLESAIHRNECPVFFDDCSSLINYKLKVSTKDQMENCIDVSEGIENRFRKAVINYSTISDIIGYTRTRRYPISRIQRTLLHILLSLNKEDFWGFVNNGFVQYVKILGFRKDSRPLLKLVKDNCNLPIISNVKDSIGYLNTIQKKMLEDEIKCSDIYNIIIGNKYGVSQKNDYSHQVVIV comes from the coding sequence ATGAGTACAGTAGGTATTATAGCAGAATATAACCCATTTCATAATGGTCATCTATATCAATTACAACAGGCAAAAAAAATAACTGAATCAGAGTACTGTGTTGTTGTAATGAGTGGTAACTTTGTTCAAAGAGGTGAACCTTCAATAGTTGATAAATGGACTAGAACTAAGATGGCTCTACTTAATGGAGCGGATCTTGTGATAGAATTGCCGGTTCACTTCTCAACATCAAGTGCAGAATTCTTCTCTTTTGCCTCAGTGAAGTTATTAAGCGATCTTGGTATAATCGATAATTTATGTTTTGGTAGCGAACTTGGTGATACTTATAAGTTAAAAGAGATAGCATCTATCTTATGCAATGAACCAAGTCAATTCAAAACCAAGCTCAGTGAACATCTAAAAAATGGAAGTAGTTTTGCGACCGCTCGTTCTAATGCACTTACAGACTATCTGACAGAGAATGCAATATTAGATACCAATAAAGAAGAATTGACCAATTTAATTAAATCCCCAAATAATATACTAGGCATAGAATACATGAAAGCCTTAATAAAATTGAACAGTACGATAAAACCTTATGCCGTTAAAAGAATGGGAGCTTCTTATCACTCAGATGATATCAATGATCATTTGTGTTCTGCTACAGCAATAAGAAAATTGTTAAGGAACTCTATAGCTGAAAATACTATCAATGACTTTATGCCTGAATCAGCATTTGAATTATTAGAATCAGCCATCCACAGAAATGAATGTCCTGTATTTTTTGACGATTGCTCTTCACTAATCAATTACAAATTAAAGGTATCCACAAAAGATCAAATGGAAAACTGTATTGATGTTAGTGAGGGTATAGAAAACAGATTCCGAAAAGCAGTAATCAATTATAGTACAATAAGTGATATTATTGGATATACCCGTACTAGACGATACCCCATATCAAGAATACAGAGAACTCTGCTTCATATTTTATTATCTCTCAATAAAGAAGATTTCTGGGGATTTGTCAATAATGGATTCGTTCAATATGTTAAAATACTAGGTTTCAGAAAAGACAGTAGACCATTATTAAAATTAGTGAAAGATAACTGTAATCTTCCTATTATCTCTAATGTAAAAGACAGTATTGGTTATCTTAATACTATTCAAAAGAAAATGTTAGAAGACGAAATAAAATGTAGCGATATATATAATATCATTATCGGTAATAAATATGGTGTATCCCAAAAAAACGATTACAGCCATCAGGTAGTTATCGTATAG
- a CDS encoding YceD family protein, with the protein MKFNLTDLLSNDRMNKKISTDVSINEFKFGGITYRTADLVHIDLEITNLGYKEIKVEGSVKGTLKIPCDRCMEEVDYKVETNFSKDIKFDDDNEEKVQYIDGYNLDLEKLALNELIIDLPMKVLCSDTCKGICNQCGTNLNKGTCNCDNSEIDPRLAVFKDLFKEF; encoded by the coding sequence ATGAAGTTTAATTTAACTGATTTATTATCCAATGACCGGATGAATAAAAAGATATCTACTGATGTTAGCATCAATGAATTTAAATTTGGTGGAATTACTTACCGAACAGCTGATCTCGTTCATATTGACCTTGAGATTACTAATCTTGGGTACAAAGAAATTAAGGTGGAGGGATCGGTAAAAGGAACACTTAAGATTCCTTGTGATAGATGCATGGAAGAAGTAGATTATAAAGTCGAAACTAATTTTTCTAAAGACATCAAATTTGATGATGATAATGAAGAAAAAGTTCAGTATATTGATGGATACAATCTTGATTTAGAGAAATTAGCTTTAAATGAATTAATCATTGATTTACCTATGAAAGTATTATGTAGCGATACATGCAAAGGTATTTGTAATCAATGTGGAACTAATCTCAATAAGGGTACTTGTAACTGTGATAATAGTGAAATAGACCCTAGATTAGCTGTATTTAAAGATTTATTTAAAGAGTTTTAA
- the rpmF gene encoding 50S ribosomal protein L32 — protein sequence MAVPKRKSSKARRDKRKANWKLTAPNLVKCSKCGELVMPHRVCKSCGTYKNKVVIETE from the coding sequence ATGGCAGTACCAAAAAGAAAATCTTCAAAAGCTAGAAGAGACAAACGTAAAGCTAACTGGAAATTAACTGCACCTAATTTAGTAAAATGCAGTAAATGTGGGGAATTAGTTATGCCTCATAGAGTTTGTAAATCATGTGGAACATACAAGAATAAAGTAGTTATTGAAACTGAATAA
- the smc gene encoding chromosome segregation protein SMC, translating into MYLKNVELQGFKSFANKINFEFNEGITGIVGPNGSGKSNIADAVRWVLGAQSAKQLRGSKMEDVIFAGTENRRPVGYSQVDITIDNHDKRMAIDYLEVTISRRVYRSGESEFYINKTPCRLKDIHELFLDTGVGKEGYSIIGQGQIDKILSTKPEDRRDLFDEAAGIVKFKRRKSEAYKKLEEEKQNLLRINDIITELDSQKGNLEGQAEIAKNYLQLKEELKKHEVNIFITEFERLDKNINEISEKEKNVNEEINTVNNKYEEIKLKYNEINTSIQDMGKEIDTKKDEIAENNLEKERIENNININNERISSISESNNRIQQNINQLNTKSQVNVADIKETDEEIVNLKSHIESLNKQLVEKEQECTDVSNEIVSNETMIEEIKTNIIERLNEITVVKSKIQRYSTMLENIENRKNFLTDKINKVHNDQTVLNDKKEQLEQNINVAQEDLVSIKKQSSSTVEKIKEINEQKHNIDDKLNILNKEINQYKSKYNALNDITEHYEGYNYSIRKVMEHKTNNNIDSVLGVVADIIKVDKKYEIAVETALGGGVQNIITKDEETAKRMINYLKANKYGRATFLPLTSIRTSRNYNPITNEKGFIGYGNELVMYDDMYDNIIKYLLGRVVIVDNIDNAVRLARKYNYKLKIVTLSGEVLNPGGSLTGGSYKNKANNFLSRKRELDEYKLRIQECTRQYKTTTEKREEIVAEKNRLSVKSKELISNEHNLNIRLNSLQINLNQIEKDTEKLQQEINDSKVEFDELNSQNQELTATTEKYNEELNGTENENTDAEDKVISLTQIIQEKKAVKDSLSDEITNVKIELTSTRQKLNSSQDNIDRLKKELEDIKEQKDEFIVESQNNKQDIESKIKLINDYKEQIEVIIDKIKAMENELNQLNKNKEELSAKQNSLFSDRENLSEKSKLLEKEIMRLQNYRTKYELQKENTTNYMWEEYELTFNMVNEYRDDLGSITQLKSKVKELKSKIKELGDVNVNSIEEYREVINRFNFLSEQKEDLIVAKEKLIGIISELDKEMIKQFKLKFKDIQSQFDLVFKELFGGGKGLLYLVDEDNILESGINIIAQPPGKKLQSMMLLSGGERAFTAIALLFAIQRLKPSPFCVLDEIEAALDDANVERFAKYLQKLSTKTQFIIITHRRGTMEAADALYGITMQEKGISTRVSVKLIESELTG; encoded by the coding sequence ATGTACTTAAAAAACGTTGAATTACAAGGATTCAAATCCTTTGCTAATAAGATTAATTTTGAATTTAATGAAGGAATAACAGGAATTGTTGGTCCTAATGGTAGCGGTAAGAGTAACATAGCAGATGCTGTACGTTGGGTTTTAGGTGCTCAAAGTGCTAAACAGCTAAGAGGTTCTAAAATGGAAGATGTTATTTTTGCAGGTACTGAAAACAGACGCCCTGTGGGATATTCCCAAGTAGATATAACTATAGATAATCATGATAAAAGAATGGCTATCGACTATTTGGAAGTAACCATATCAAGAAGGGTTTATCGTTCTGGTGAAAGCGAATTCTATATTAACAAAACACCATGTAGATTAAAAGACATTCATGAGTTGTTTTTAGATACAGGAGTAGGTAAAGAAGGATATTCTATTATTGGACAGGGTCAGATAGATAAAATTTTAAGTACTAAACCAGAAGACAGAAGAGACTTATTTGATGAAGCTGCTGGAATAGTTAAATTTAAGAGAAGAAAATCCGAAGCTTATAAAAAATTAGAAGAAGAAAAACAAAATCTTCTTAGGATAAATGACATTATAACAGAACTTGATAGTCAAAAAGGCAATTTGGAAGGACAAGCAGAAATAGCTAAGAATTACCTTCAGTTAAAAGAAGAATTAAAAAAACATGAAGTCAACATATTCATAACTGAATTTGAAAGATTAGATAAAAATATAAATGAAATAAGTGAAAAAGAAAAAAATGTTAATGAAGAAATTAATACAGTCAACAACAAATACGAAGAGATAAAATTGAAATATAATGAAATCAATACTTCTATACAGGATATGGGTAAGGAAATTGATACTAAGAAAGATGAAATTGCTGAAAATAATCTAGAAAAAGAGAGAATAGAAAACAATATTAACATTAATAACGAGCGTATTAGTTCCATAAGTGAATCGAATAATCGAATACAACAAAATATAAATCAATTGAATACTAAGAGTCAAGTTAATGTTGCTGATATAAAAGAGACAGATGAAGAAATAGTCAATCTGAAATCTCATATTGAATCATTAAACAAACAGTTAGTGGAGAAAGAACAAGAATGTACAGATGTATCTAATGAAATTGTAAGCAATGAAACTATGATTGAAGAAATTAAGACCAATATCATAGAAAGACTTAATGAGATAACGGTAGTAAAGAGTAAAATCCAAAGATATAGTACGATGCTAGAGAATATAGAAAACAGAAAAAATTTCTTGACTGATAAAATTAATAAAGTACATAATGACCAAACTGTTTTGAATGATAAAAAAGAGCAGTTGGAACAAAATATAAATGTTGCGCAAGAAGACTTAGTGTCTATAAAAAAACAATCTTCATCAACGGTTGAAAAAATAAAAGAGATTAATGAGCAAAAACATAATATAGATGACAAATTAAATATCCTTAATAAGGAAATCAATCAATACAAATCTAAATACAATGCTCTTAATGATATAACTGAACATTATGAAGGCTATAATTATAGTATAAGAAAAGTTATGGAGCATAAGACTAATAACAATATAGATTCAGTTCTTGGTGTAGTAGCTGATATTATTAAAGTCGATAAAAAATACGAAATAGCTGTAGAGACAGCTCTTGGTGGTGGTGTTCAGAACATTATTACAAAAGATGAAGAAACCGCTAAGAGAATGATTAATTATCTAAAGGCCAATAAATATGGTAGAGCTACTTTTTTGCCTTTGACTAGTATTAGAACTAGCAGAAACTATAATCCTATCACCAATGAAAAAGGGTTTATCGGCTATGGTAATGAATTAGTCATGTATGATGATATGTATGACAATATAATAAAATATCTTTTGGGAAGAGTAGTCATAGTTGATAATATTGATAATGCGGTTAGGCTAGCCAGAAAGTATAATTACAAATTGAAGATAGTTACACTTTCAGGGGAAGTATTAAATCCAGGTGGTTCGTTAACAGGAGGAAGTTACAAGAACAAAGCTAATAATTTCCTTTCCCGAAAAAGAGAATTGGACGAATATAAGCTTAGAATACAAGAATGTACAAGACAGTACAAGACTACCACTGAAAAACGTGAAGAAATAGTTGCGGAAAAAAATAGACTTTCCGTTAAATCCAAAGAATTGATTTCTAATGAGCATAATCTTAATATCAGATTGAATTCATTACAAATAAATCTTAATCAGATTGAAAAAGATACCGAAAAACTGCAACAAGAAATTAATGACAGTAAAGTAGAATTTGATGAATTGAATTCTCAGAACCAAGAACTAACTGCAACTACAGAAAAATATAATGAAGAGTTAAATGGTACTGAAAATGAAAATACTGATGCAGAAGATAAGGTTATAAGTTTAACACAAATAATTCAAGAAAAAAAAGCAGTAAAAGATTCTTTATCTGATGAAATAACTAATGTGAAAATAGAATTGACATCTACAAGACAAAAATTGAATAGTTCTCAAGATAATATCGACAGATTGAAAAAAGAGCTAGAAGATATCAAAGAACAAAAAGATGAATTTATAGTAGAGTCACAAAACAATAAACAGGATATTGAATCAAAGATTAAACTTATAAATGATTATAAAGAACAAATAGAAGTCATAATTGATAAAATCAAGGCTATGGAAAATGAACTTAATCAACTAAATAAGAACAAAGAAGAATTATCAGCAAAACAGAACTCGTTATTTAGTGATAGAGAGAACTTAAGTGAAAAATCCAAGTTATTAGAAAAAGAGATCATGAGGCTTCAAAATTATAGAACTAAATATGAACTACAAAAAGAAAATACAACCAATTACATGTGGGAAGAATATGAATTGACTTTTAACATGGTTAATGAATATCGAGATGACCTTGGAAGCATAACCCAACTAAAAAGCAAAGTCAAAGAACTAAAAAGTAAAATCAAAGAATTGGGAGATGTGAATGTTAATTCTATAGAAGAATATAGAGAAGTAATAAATAGATTCAACTTCTTATCTGAACAAAAAGAAGACTTGATAGTGGCTAAAGAGAAGTTAATAGGTATTATCAGTGAACTTGATAAAGAAATGATTAAACAGTTCAAGTTGAAATTTAAAGATATACAATCACAATTTGACCTAGTATTCAAGGAACTTTTTGGTGGAGGAAAAGGGTTATTATATCTAGTAGATGAAGACAACATACTAGAATCAGGAATTAATATTATAGCACAACCTCCAGGTAAGAAATTACAGAGTATGATGCTTTTATCCGGTGGAGAAAGAGCATTTACCGCAATAGCTTTACTATTTGCCATACAAAGGTTAAAACCTTCTCCATTCTGTGTTCTTGATGAGATAGAGGCAGCACTTGATGATGCTAATGTAGAAAGATTCGCGAAATATTTACAGAAACTTTCAACTAAAACACAGTTTATCATTATTACGCATAGGAGAGGTACAATGGAAGCAGCAGATGCATTATATGGTATTACTATGCAAGAAAAAGGTATATCCACACGAGTATCTGTGAAACTCATTGAAAGTGAATTAACAGGATAA
- the ftsY gene encoding signal recognition particle-docking protein FtsY, producing MEDQNDTPEEEKGKNKKGFFGKLVKGLTKTRNNILGSVDQVLNSFTKIDEDFYEELEEALIIADLGVNTAIKIMEDLKSKVKEQKIKDTAQVRELLMEELKQLMKNDGDIYDFTEKKSVVLVIGVNGVGKTTTIGKLAHQYKDNGKKVILAAADTFRAAAIDQLAEWSNRAGVELISQQENSDPGAVVFDAVQAAKARNSDILICDTAGRLHNKKNLMEELRKIFKIINREYSEAHKEVLLVLDSTTGQNALQQAKQFKDIADITGIVLTKLDGTAKGGIAIAIQTELNIPVKYIGVGEGIDDLQKFDSDDFVNALFDQ from the coding sequence ATGGAGGATCAAAATGATACTCCAGAAGAAGAAAAAGGTAAAAATAAAAAAGGATTCTTTGGTAAACTAGTAAAAGGATTGACTAAAACAAGAAATAATATCTTAGGTTCAGTCGATCAAGTACTTAATTCTTTTACCAAGATAGATGAAGACTTCTATGAAGAGCTGGAAGAAGCACTGATTATAGCTGATCTAGGTGTAAATACTGCTATTAAGATTATGGAAGACTTAAAGTCAAAAGTGAAAGAACAGAAAATTAAAGATACAGCTCAAGTTAGAGAATTACTCATGGAAGAATTAAAGCAATTGATGAAAAACGATGGTGACATTTATGATTTTACTGAAAAGAAATCAGTCGTTTTAGTAATTGGGGTTAATGGCGTAGGTAAAACTACTACTATCGGTAAATTAGCTCACCAGTATAAAGATAATGGTAAAAAAGTCATATTAGCTGCGGCTGATACATTTAGAGCTGCTGCCATAGACCAATTAGCTGAGTGGTCCAATAGAGCAGGGGTTGAACTTATATCACAACAAGAAAATTCTGATCCTGGAGCAGTCGTTTTTGATGCTGTACAAGCTGCAAAAGCAAGAAATTCAGATATTCTCATATGTGATACAGCAGGAAGACTCCATAATAAAAAGAATTTGATGGAAGAGTTAAGAAAGATATTTAAGATTATAAACAGAGAATATTCTGAAGCGCATAAAGAAGTATTACTAGTCCTTGACAGTACTACAGGACAAAATGCTCTTCAACAAGCTAAACAATTCAAAGATATAGCTGATATCACTGGAATTGTGCTTACTAAACTCGATGGAACAGCAAAAGGTGGTATAGCTATCGCTATCCAAACGGAACTTAATATTCCAGTAAAATATATTGGTGTCGGAGAAGGAATTGATGATCTACAGAAATTTGATTCAGATGATTTTGTTAATGCTCTTTTTGACCAATAA
- the pta gene encoding phosphate acetyltransferase, with the protein MSFINNIKNRAKKLNQTIVLPESLERRTVEAAAKILDEEIARVILIGNKDEIAKVAEGLDISKAIFVDPSSFDKMNDYVKDLVELRKNKGMTCEKAEELLKKDPLYLGVMMVKEGMADGMVAGAVNATANVLRPSLQILKTAPGTKLVSAFFVMVVPNCEYGANGTFLFSDSGLVQNPNSEELASIAISSAKSFEDLVEVEPVVGMLSHSTKGSAKHADVDKVVEAVKIAKEQNPDIKLDGEFQLDAAIVPSVGASKAPGSEVAGKVNVLVFPDLDAGNIGYKLTQRLAKAEAYGPITQGIAKPVNDLSRGCTADDIVGVVAITAVQASL; encoded by the coding sequence TTGAGTTTTATAAACAACATTAAAAACAGAGCAAAAAAATTAAATCAAACAATCGTATTACCTGAATCATTAGAAAGAAGAACAGTAGAGGCAGCTGCAAAAATTCTTGATGAAGAAATAGCAAGAGTAATTCTTATAGGTAATAAAGATGAAATAGCAAAAGTGGCAGAAGGTTTAGATATTTCAAAGGCTATATTTGTAGACCCTAGTTCATTTGATAAAATGAATGATTATGTTAAAGATTTAGTAGAACTTCGTAAAAATAAAGGTATGACATGTGAAAAAGCAGAGGAATTATTGAAAAAAGACCCATTATATTTAGGTGTCATGATGGTTAAAGAAGGAATGGCAGACGGTATGGTTGCTGGAGCAGTTAATGCAACAGCTAATGTATTAAGACCTTCTTTACAAATATTAAAAACAGCTCCAGGTACTAAATTAGTATCAGCATTCTTCGTTATGGTAGTACCTAATTGCGAGTATGGTGCTAATGGTACTTTCTTATTCTCTGATTCTGGTTTAGTTCAGAATCCTAATTCTGAAGAATTAGCTTCTATAGCAATCAGCTCAGCAAAATCATTTGAAGACTTGGTAGAAGTTGAACCAGTAGTAGGTATGTTATCTCATTCTACAAAAGGTAGTGCAAAACATGCAGACGTTGATAAAGTAGTTGAAGCAGTAAAAATTGCAAAAGAACAAAATCCTGATATTAAATTAGATGGAGAATTCCAATTAGATGCAGCTATCGTACCAAGTGTTGGAGCTTCAAAAGCACCAGGTAGTGAAGTAGCAGGAAAAGTTAATGTTCTAGTATTCCCTGATCTTGATGCAGGAAATATCGGATATAAACTTACTCAAAGACTAGCAAAAGCAGAAGCTTATGGACCAATTACTCAAGGTATAGCAAAACCAGTTAACGATTTATCAAGAGGATGTACAGCTGATGATATCGTAGGAGTAGTTGCAATAACAGCAGTACAAGCATCATTATAA
- the acpP gene encoding acyl carrier protein translates to MEFEKLVSIISEFTNVDESQITKDTKFVDDLNVDSLDLVQIIMALEEEFDIEIDNEQAEKIVTVNDAVEAINSQINND, encoded by the coding sequence ATGGAATTTGAAAAATTGGTTTCAATTATATCTGAATTTACAAATGTGGATGAATCACAAATCACAAAAGATACAAAATTCGTTGATGATTTGAATGTTGATTCATTGGACTTAGTTCAAATAATTATGGCTCTAGAAGAAGAATTTGATATTGAGATTGATAATGAGCAGGCAGAAAAGATTGTAACAGTAAATGATGCAGTCGAAGCAATAAATTCTCAAATTAATAACGACTAA
- the rnc gene encoding ribonuclease III — protein MRNKYKNLNDFQKIINYKFKNVKLLSQALTHSSYANEHKMSKFENNERLEFLGDAVLEIVTSDFLFRKYTDMLEGELTKFRASIVCEPTLANFSNEIKLGEYIRLGKGEENSGGRFRASVLSDAVESLIGSIYLDGGLESARQFILTTLLNDVEKRKLFIDSKTHLQEIIQKTSEEPIEYIIVKEKGPDHNKLFMVEVRHEGKVIGYGRGRSKKSAEQDGAYDAIKNI, from the coding sequence TTGAGAAATAAATACAAAAATTTAAACGACTTTCAAAAGATTATCAATTATAAGTTTAAAAATGTAAAATTATTATCTCAAGCATTAACACACAGTTCATATGCTAATGAACACAAAATGTCTAAATTTGAAAACAATGAAAGACTAGAATTTTTAGGTGATGCAGTTCTTGAAATCGTAACAAGTGATTTTTTATTCAGAAAATATACTGATATGCTGGAAGGCGAATTAACTAAATTTCGGGCTAGTATTGTATGTGAACCAACATTAGCTAATTTCTCCAATGAAATAAAATTAGGAGAATACATTAGACTAGGTAAGGGTGAAGAAAATTCTGGAGGTAGATTTAGAGCATCAGTTTTATCAGATGCAGTAGAGTCATTGATAGGGTCTATATATCTAGACGGTGGACTAGAATCTGCTAGACAGTTTATTCTAACTACATTATTGAATGATGTTGAAAAAAGAAAATTATTTATCGATAGTAAAACCCATCTACAAGAGATCATACAAAAAACTAGTGAAGAACCAATTGAATACATAATAGTTAAGGAAAAGGGACCTGATCATAATAAATTATTTATGGTAGAGGTAAGACATGAAGGAAAAGTGATAGGTTATGGAAGAGGTAGAAGTAAAAAGTCTGCTGAACAAGATGGAGCGTATGATGCGATTAAGAATATCTAA
- a CDS encoding acetate/propionate family kinase — protein MNILVLNCGSSSLKYQLISMENEKVLAKGLCERIGIDGSRIKHTKIGEDTVIINGDMPSHKDAVQYVIDALISKDHGVIKSMDEINAVGHRIVHGGEEFASSTVLTKEVIEAVEKCSDLAPLHNPANLIGIDACKHIMPNVPMVGVFDTAFHQTMPAKTYLYALPYEYYRKYKLRRYGFHGTSHKYVSNRTAEFLGRDIKDMKIVVCHLGNGASVCAVDGGKSVDTSMGLTPLEGLVMGTRSGDMDPAIVQFLADKEGLSIDEINTILNKKSGVLGISEISSDFRDLENAIEEGNERARLTMDVFSYRVAKYIGAYAAAMNGIDAIAFTAGLGENNAEVREEICAYLTFLGVEVDKEANKCRGVEKDISTKDAKVKTVVIPTDEEMTIARETARLI, from the coding sequence GTGAATATATTAGTATTAAATTGTGGTAGCTCATCACTAAAATATCAATTGATAAGTATGGAAAATGAAAAAGTCTTAGCAAAAGGTTTATGCGAAAGAATAGGAATTGATGGTTCAAGAATCAAACATACTAAGATTGGTGAAGATACTGTAATTATAAATGGGGATATGCCAAGTCATAAAGACGCTGTTCAATATGTTATTGATGCGTTAATTTCAAAAGATCATGGCGTAATCAAGAGTATGGATGAAATCAATGCGGTTGGACATAGAATTGTACATGGTGGAGAAGAATTTGCAAGTTCAACAGTTTTAACTAAAGAGGTAATTGAAGCTGTTGAGAAGTGTTCTGACTTAGCTCCTTTACATAATCCAGCTAACTTGATTGGTATAGATGCATGTAAACATATCATGCCTAATGTACCTATGGTAGGGGTGTTTGATACTGCTTTCCATCAAACAATGCCAGCAAAAACTTATTTATATGCGTTACCATATGAATATTATAGAAAATACAAATTAAGAAGATACGGATTCCATGGTACATCTCATAAATACGTTTCTAACAGAACTGCTGAATTCTTAGGTAGAGATATCAAAGATATGAAAATCGTAGTTTGTCACTTAGGTAATGGTGCTAGTGTTTGTGCTGTAGATGGTGGAAAATCAGTAGATACAAGTATGGGACTTACTCCTCTAGAAGGATTGGTTATGGGAACTAGATCAGGAGATATGGACCCAGCAATCGTTCAATTCCTAGCTGATAAAGAAGGATTATCAATTGATGAAATTAATACTATTTTAAATAAAAAATCAGGTGTTCTTGGTATTTCAGAAATATCAAGTGACTTCAGAGATTTAGAAAATGCTATAGAAGAAGGAAATGAAAGAGCAAGACTTACAATGGATGTATTTTCATACAGAGTCGCTAAATACATTGGAGCTTATGCTGCTGCAATGAATGGAATCGATGCTATCGCATTTACAGCTGGACTTGGTGAAAATAATGCGGAAGTAAGAGAAGAAATATGTGCATACCTTACTTTTTTAGGTGTTGAAGTAGATAAAGAAGCTAATAAATGTAGAGGCGTTGAAAAAGACATATCTACTAAAGATGCTAAAGTTAAAACAGTAGTAATCCCTACTGATGAAGAAATGACAATTGCCAGAGAAACTGCTAGACTTATTTAA
- the plsX gene encoding phosphate acyltransferase PlsX, whose protein sequence is MQEMITVAVDAMGGDNAPNAIIKGCIESINDDSHIKIYLVGNNIIINEQLAKYTYNKEQLEVVDAKEIIDTCESPVMAIRRKKDSSLVKAFNLVKDKKANALVSAGSTGAILAGGTFIVGRIKGIERPALAPLIPNKKGVSLLIDCGANVDSKASYLVQYAKMGSIYFENVMGVKNPKVALVNIGEEESKGNNLVKEAYSLLKNEDINFIGNIEAREIPEGKADVLVCDAFVGNIILKYTEGFALTLFSMLKKHLLKNFRSKIGTLLLKPALKDFKKSFDYTEYGGAPLLGLEGLVVKTHGSSDSKTIKNTILQCKKFSDQQINDKIKENIKI, encoded by the coding sequence ATGCAAGAAATGATAACTGTTGCAGTTGATGCAATGGGTGGCGATAATGCCCCAAACGCAATAATTAAAGGCTGTATTGAATCAATAAATGATGATAGTCACATAAAGATTTATTTAGTGGGTAATAATATTATCATAAATGAACAACTAGCAAAGTACACATATAATAAAGAACAACTAGAGGTAGTAGATGCAAAAGAGATTATTGATACTTGTGAATCTCCTGTTATGGCTATTAGACGAAAAAAAGATTCTTCTTTAGTGAAAGCTTTTAATCTAGTGAAAGATAAGAAAGCAAATGCTTTAGTATCTGCTGGTAGTACTGGAGCTATACTTGCTGGAGGAACTTTTATAGTAGGCAGAATCAAGGGAATCGAAAGACCTGCTCTTGCTCCACTAATTCCTAATAAAAAGGGAGTGTCATTACTGATTGACTGTGGTGCCAATGTAGATTCAAAAGCAAGTTATTTAGTTCAATATGCTAAAATGGGTTCTATCTACTTTGAGAATGTGATGGGAGTGAAGAATCCAAAAGTTGCATTAGTTAACATTGGTGAAGAAGAGTCCAAAGGGAATAACTTAGTGAAAGAAGCTTATTCTTTACTAAAGAATGAGGATATCAATTTTATAGGTAATATCGAAGCTAGAGAAATACCTGAAGGAAAAGCTGATGTTCTTGTATGTGATGCTTTTGTTGGTAACATCATTTTAAAGTATACTGAAGGATTTGCCTTAACTTTGTTCAGTATGCTAAAAAAACATTTATTGAAAAATTTCAGATCGAAAATTGGAACATTATTACTAAAGCCAGCTTTAAAAGATTTTAAGAAAAGTTTTGATTATACTGAGTATGGTGGAGCACCATTACTTGGTTTGGAAGGTTTAGTTGTTAAGACACATGGTAGTTCAGATTCAAAAACGATTAAGAATACAATATTGCAATGTAAAAAGTTTTCTGACCAACAAATTAATGATAAAATAAAAGAAAACATAAAAATCTAA